The Siniperca chuatsi isolate FFG_IHB_CAS linkage group LG12, ASM2008510v1, whole genome shotgun sequence genome has a segment encoding these proteins:
- the dhrs9 gene encoding dehydrogenase/reductase SDR family member 9, translating into MRHWFMYGPQKIYIKMFLYVLGLVPLWFTYRWYKESKKVPNKEDKYVYITGCDTGFGNLLARHLDKLGFPVIAGCYTEKGEDELKKIASDRLTTVHLDVTDSESVGKATALIKTLVGQNGLWAVVNNAGVALPSGPTDWLTIEDYKAMLAVNLCGVIDVTLSVLPHIKKARGRVVNVASVFGRISPFGGPYCVSKYGVESFNDSLRLTMAPFGVKVACIEPGFFKTNVTDTMIMKNNLRKLWERLPHDVKEDYGQGFLETSLEKLDERFKQLTDADLMKVVCCMEHAVSAVYPRTRYSAGWDAKFFWLPLSYMPTCISDRLFLKDGVKPKVSAM; encoded by the exons ATGCGACACTGGTTCATGTACGGGCCGCAGAAAATATACAT AAAAATGTTCCTGTATGTCCTCGGACTGGTGCCTCTCTGGTTCACCTACCGCTGGTACAAGGAAAGCAAAAAAGTGCCAAACAAGGAAGATAAGTATGTCTACATCACTGGCTGTGACACTGGGTTTGGTAATCTCCTCGCGAGACACCTGGACAAGCTGGGCTTCCCTGTGATCGCAGGCTGTTACACCGAGAAGGGTGAGGATGAGCTGAAGAAGATCGCCTCCGACAGACTGACGACCGTTCACCTGGATGTCACCGACTCTGAAAGTGTCGGCAAAGCAACAGCTCTCATCAAGACGTTGGTTGGACAGAACG GCCTGTGGGCTGTTGTGAACAACGCTGGAGTCGCTCTGCCATCTGGTCCCACTGACTGGCTCACTATAGAGGATTACAAGGCTATGCTAGCTGTCAATCTGTGCGGTGTGATCGATGTAACACTGAGCGTCCTCCCTCACATCAAGAAGGCTAGAGGCAGAGTGGTGAACGTCGCCAGCGTGTTTGGGAGAATCAGCCCGTTCGGTGGACCCTACTGCGTGTCCAAGTATGGAGTGGAGTCTTTCAATGACAGTCTGCG GTTAACCATGGCACCATTTGGAGTCAAGGTGGCATGCATTGAGCCAGGCTTCTTCAAAACAAATGTGACTGATAcaatgataatgaaaaataaccTGAGGAAGCTCTGGGAAAGACTACCTCATGATGTGAAAGAGGACTATGGACAAGGTTTCTTGGAGACAT CTCTTGAAAAGTTGGATGAAAGGTTTAAGCAGTTGACTGACGCGGACCTGATGAAGGTGGTCTGCTGTATGGAGCACGCCGTCTCGGCCGTTTATCCTCGCACTCGCTACTCTGCTGGATGGGACGCAAAGTTCTTCTGGTTGCCTCTGTCGTACATGCCAACCTGCATCTCTGATAGACTTTTCCTCAAAGATGGCGTCAAACCAAAAGTCTCTGCAATGTAG